A part of Primulina eburnea isolate SZY01 chromosome 10, ASM2296580v1, whole genome shotgun sequence genomic DNA contains:
- the LOC140842761 gene encoding heparanase-like protein 3 has product MLSVDASEMGYSFLQKGWCIVVCLLCFSLICDVNADVAVEGRVFVDGRSPIAKTDKDFICATLDWWPPEKCDYGTCSWGHVSLLNLDLQNVVLLNAVRAFSPLKIRLGGTLQDKVIYQTEDNPKPCNSFTKNPSVLFGFTEGCLPLARWDELNSFFNQSGALIIFGLNALNGKSIQRDNTATGPWDPTNAASFIRYTVKKGYDIFGWELGNELSGSGVGVGISVDQYAADTVVLYNLVQDIYKETSLKPLTIGPGGFFDAGWFQQYIAKTNGSLNAITHHIYNLGPGSDEHLMDRILNPSILDSGGDDFPRLQSIVNSSGTSAVAWVGESGGAYNSGRDKVTNAFVFSFWYLNQLGMASAHDTKTYCRQSLIGGNYGLLNTTTFNPNPDYYSALLWHRLMGRYVLSTNFTGTNMIRAYAHCSKQSRGVTLLLINLDGNTTVQAELNFSGTSMQVHRRHRHHKHRSKVTLLPHDKQASVAKREEYHLTPMDGNIQSQTVLLNGKALTVDSSGAIPAMEPAFFNSSEPMTLAPYSIVFVHLPSVAIQACG; this is encoded by the exons ATGCTTTCTGTTGATGCCTCAGAAATGGGCTACTCTTTTCTGCAAAAGGGTTGGTGTATTGTTGTGTGTTTGTTGTGTTTTAGCTTAATTTGTGATGTGAATGCTGATGTGGCTGTGGAGGGAAGAGTTTTCGTGGATGGGAGAAGCCCCATTGCTAAGACAGATAAGGATTTTATATGCGCTACGTTGGACTGGTGGCCACCTGAGAAATGTGATTATGGGACTTGCAGTTGGGGTCACGTTTCTTTGTTGAATTTG GATCTCCAGAATGTCGTTCTCTTAAATGCAGTACGAG CTTTTTCACCATTAAAGATCAGATTGGGTGGTACATTGCAAGACAAAGTCATATATCAAACGGAAGATAATCCGAAGCCCTGCAATTCATTCACCAAGAACCCATCAGTTTTGTTCGGTTTCACCGAAGGGTGCCTTCCATTGGCTAGATGGGATGAGCTAAATTCCTTCTTTAATCAATCTGG GGCTCTTATAATTTTTGGATTAAATGCACTTAATGGGAAATCAATACAGCGAGATAATACCGCAACTGGTCCTTGGGATCCTACTAATGCTGCCTCTTTCATTCGTTACACTGTCAAGAAAGGTTATGATATTTTCGGTTGGGAACTTG GGAACGAGCTGAGTGGGAGCGGTGTTGGGGttggaatttctgtggatcaaTATGCTGCTGATACAGTCGTTCTATACAATTTAGTTCAAGATATTTACAAGGAGACTAGTCTCAAGCCACTAACCATTGGTCCTGGAGGATTCTTTGATGCCGGATGGTTCCAACAATACATAGCTAAAACAAATGGATCGCTAAATGCAATCACTCATCATATATACAATCTAGGCCCAG GCAGTGACGAGCACCTTATGGATAGGATTCTCAATCCATCTATTCTTGATTCTGGAGGAGATGATTTTCCAAGACTCCAGAGCATAGTGAACAGCTCTGGGACCTCAGCCGTTGCTTGGGTAGGTGAGTCTGGAGGAGCGTATAATAGTGGACGTGATAAAGTAACGAACGCATTCGTGTTCAGTTTCTG GTACCTGAATCAATTGGGAATGGCATCTGCTCATGATACAAAGACATATTGTAGGCAGTCGTTGATTGGTGGCAACTATGGTTTACTTAACACCACCACCTTTAATCCAAATCCAGATTATTACAG CGCACTTCTTTGGCACCGCCTTATGGGGAGATACGTTTTGTCAACAAACTTCACGGGGACCAACATGATCCGTGCTTATGCCCATTGTTCAAAACAATCG CGAGGTGTTACTTTACTACTGATAAATCTAGACGGGAACACAACTGTCCAGGCAGAACTCAACTTCAGTGGAACGTCAATGCAAGTGCACAGAAGGCACAGGCATCACAAACACAGATCCAAGGTGACATTGTTGCCTCATGATAAACAAGCATCTGTAGCAAAAAGAGAAGAATACCATCTAACCCCAATGGACGGAAATATACAAAGCCAGACCGTTTTGCTGAATGGGAAGGCGTTAACCGTTGATTCATCGGGTGCTATACCTGCCATGGAACCTGCATTCTTCAATTCATCAGAGCCAATGACTCTTGCTCCTTACTCCATTGTGTTTGTTCACTTGCCTAGTGTTGCCATCCAAGCATGTGGGTAG